A region of Nostoc sp. 'Peltigera membranacea cyanobiont' N6 DNA encodes the following proteins:
- a CDS encoding chlorophyll a/b-binding protein — translation MTQTQPTITPKLEEPKFGFNEYAERLNGRAAMIGFALLLVIEYVTNQGVLSWLGLK, via the coding sequence ATGACACAAACACAACCAACGATTACACCTAAACTAGAAGAACCGAAGTTTGGCTTTAACGAATATGCTGAACGCTTGAATGGTCGAGCCGCAATGATTGGCTTCGCTTTGCTGCTGGTGATTGAATATGTCACCAATCAAGGGGTGCTATCATGGCTGGGTCTGAAGTAG
- the ald gene encoding alanine dehydrogenase, protein MEIGVPKENKDQEFRVGLSPSSVRVLRENGHSIFVETQAGNGAGFSDDDYRTAGAEIVPTSETAWNRELVVKVKEPLTSEYKFLQKGQILFTYLHLAADRKLTEHLIDCGTTAIAYETVEQPGANRLPLLTPMSVIAGRLAVQFGARFLERQQGGKGLLLGGVPGVKPGKVVILGGGVVGTEAAKIAVGVGAIVQILDVSVERLSYLETLFGSRVELLYSNSAHIEAAVKEADLLIGAVLVLGRRAPILVSRELVKKMRPGSVIVDVAVDQGGCIETLHATSHTNPVYVEEGVVHYGVPNMPGAVPWTATQALNNSTLPYIVQLANLGIMALEVNPALAKGVNVQNHRLVHPAVQEVFPDLVN, encoded by the coding sequence ATGGAAATCGGCGTTCCAAAGGAAAATAAGGATCAAGAATTTCGTGTAGGGTTAAGTCCTTCTAGTGTGCGGGTGCTGCGAGAAAATGGTCATAGCATCTTCGTAGAGACACAAGCAGGTAATGGTGCTGGATTCTCAGATGATGACTACAGAACTGCTGGAGCTGAGATTGTCCCTACATCAGAAACGGCTTGGAATCGGGAATTGGTGGTGAAAGTCAAAGAACCCCTGACATCTGAGTATAAATTTTTGCAGAAAGGGCAGATATTATTTACTTATTTACATTTAGCCGCCGATCGCAAATTGACAGAGCATTTAATTGATTGTGGCACAACTGCGATCGCCTACGAAACTGTAGAACAACCTGGTGCTAACAGACTACCTTTGCTCACCCCCATGAGCGTAATTGCCGGTCGGCTAGCAGTCCAATTTGGGGCCAGATTCCTAGAACGTCAGCAAGGTGGTAAAGGGCTGCTTTTGGGCGGTGTCCCTGGAGTTAAACCAGGTAAAGTAGTAATTTTAGGTGGCGGTGTTGTTGGCACAGAAGCAGCTAAAATTGCAGTGGGTGTAGGTGCGATCGTGCAGATTTTAGATGTAAGTGTCGAGCGCCTATCTTACCTAGAAACCCTCTTTGGCTCTAGAGTTGAATTGCTTTATAGCAACTCTGCTCATATCGAAGCCGCCGTAAAAGAAGCCGATTTGCTCATCGGTGCAGTTTTAGTTTTAGGACGTAGGGCACCAATACTAGTATCCCGCGAATTGGTCAAAAAAATGCGTCCTGGTTCGGTAATAGTTGATGTAGCCGTTGACCAAGGCGGTTGTATAGAAACCTTACATGCCACATCTCATACAAATCCGGTATACGTTGAAGAGGGTGTGGTGCATTATGGCGTTCCCAATATGCCAGGAGCAGTCCCTTGGACAGCAACTCAAGCACTGAATAACAGTACATTACCTTATATTGTCCAGTTGGCGAATTTGGGAATTATGGCCCTGGAAGTTAACCCAGCTTTAGCTAAGGGTGTGAATGTGCAGAATCATCGCTTAGTGCATCCGGCTGTACAAGAGGTATTCCCTGATTTGGTAAATTAA
- a CDS encoding amino acid ABC transporter substrate-binding protein, whose protein sequence is MFVNTKVNLSCLPAFTKSKIYRNLAPVIFGLILPAFMPGVAGAETVMQKVARTGVLTAGTSRDALPFAYSDSQGKLIGYSVDMLTLIQKQLEKELGKKIKLELVGVTPAERIPKIINRQVDIVCDASSFTWERDKKVDFSISYGVTGTQILIKKDSNLGSPESLINKRVAVLAGTTNEQAIKQIQPQAKLVYFKTRSEGFAALEQGKIDAFASDSIILEGWLQTAKNQDSFAIAPPRPYSREGIACMVPENNSKFLGSVNYSLVKFMQGFVNNNPKYVAIFDRWFSSQGIIFLNRDLRDLAVETMQLTIEFHEEIPQKEL, encoded by the coding sequence ATGTTTGTTAATACTAAAGTAAATCTCTCATGTTTACCTGCTTTTACTAAGTCGAAGATATATAGAAATCTTGCGCCTGTAATATTCGGTTTGATATTACCAGCATTCATGCCTGGTGTTGCAGGGGCAGAGACAGTGATGCAAAAAGTAGCACGGACAGGAGTATTAACGGCTGGTACAAGTAGAGATGCTTTACCTTTTGCATACTCTGACAGTCAAGGAAAATTGATTGGTTATTCTGTGGATATGCTGACTTTGATCCAGAAGCAGTTAGAGAAAGAATTAGGCAAAAAAATTAAACTTGAATTAGTTGGAGTTACCCCAGCAGAAAGGATTCCTAAGATAATTAACCGACAAGTTGATATTGTCTGTGATGCTAGTAGTTTTACTTGGGAGCGAGATAAAAAGGTTGATTTTTCAATCAGCTATGGTGTAACAGGGACTCAAATCTTAATTAAGAAGGACAGCAATTTAGGTTCGCCGGAATCTCTGATTAACAAGCGCGTGGCTGTGCTAGCTGGAACTACCAACGAACAAGCCATCAAGCAAATACAACCCCAAGCTAAACTTGTATATTTTAAGACTAGATCGGAAGGATTTGCTGCTTTAGAACAGGGTAAAATTGATGCTTTTGCATCCGATAGCATTATTTTAGAGGGATGGTTACAAACAGCAAAAAATCAAGATAGTTTTGCGATCGCACCTCCTCGTCCCTATTCACGAGAAGGAATTGCTTGTATGGTTCCTGAGAATAACTCTAAATTCCTCGGCTCAGTGAATTATTCCCTTGTCAAGTTTATGCAAGGGTTTGTTAATAATAACCCCAAATATGTTGCGATTTTTGACCGTTGGTTTAGTTCTCAAGGTATTATATTTCTAAATCGAGACTTACGTGATTTAGCTGTGGAAACTATGCAATTGACGATCGAGTTTCACGAAGAGATTCCCCAGAAAGAGTTGTAG
- the dusB gene encoding tRNA dihydrouridine synthase DusB, which translates to MISLSPILQARLSQPLKIGTFEVKSRVLQSPLSGVTDMVFRRLVRRYAPDSMMYTEMVNATGLHYVKQLPKIMEVDPNERPISVQLFDCRPDFLAEAAIKAVAEGADTVDINMGCPVNKITKNGGGSSLLRQPEVAEAIVREVVKAVDVPVTVKTRIGWNDNEITILDFAKRMEDAGAQMITVHGRTRAQGYNGNARWEWITRVKEVLSIPVIGNGDIFSVEAAVKCLEQTGADGVMCSRGTLGYPFLVGEIDRFLKTGEILPTPTPIERLECARDHLQALWEYKGDRGVRQARKHMTWYAKGFVGAAELRGQLSLVEKVDQGLAMIDQAIEKLANGYELEEETEGNLVML; encoded by the coding sequence ATGATTTCGCTCTCCCCCATTCTCCAGGCTAGACTTTCCCAACCCCTCAAAATTGGCACATTTGAGGTCAAAAGTCGGGTTCTCCAGTCGCCTCTATCTGGAGTGACGGATATGGTGTTTCGCCGTCTCGTGCGTCGCTATGCGCCAGATTCGATGATGTATACCGAAATGGTGAATGCTACGGGGTTGCACTATGTCAAGCAATTACCCAAAATCATGGAGGTAGATCCCAATGAACGCCCTATTAGCGTTCAACTATTTGATTGCCGTCCCGATTTTTTGGCAGAAGCAGCAATCAAGGCAGTTGCCGAAGGTGCTGATACTGTTGATATTAATATGGGTTGTCCGGTAAATAAAATCACTAAAAATGGTGGCGGTTCTTCGTTGTTGCGGCAACCAGAAGTAGCAGAGGCAATTGTCCGGGAAGTGGTAAAAGCTGTTGATGTACCTGTGACAGTCAAAACCCGTATTGGCTGGAATGACAACGAAATTACTATTCTTGACTTTGCCAAACGGATGGAAGATGCTGGGGCACAAATGATTACAGTCCACGGACGCACCCGCGCCCAAGGATACAATGGCAATGCCCGTTGGGAATGGATTACTCGTGTAAAAGAAGTGCTTTCTATCCCAGTAATTGGGAATGGAGATATTTTTTCTGTTGAAGCGGCGGTGAAATGTTTAGAACAAACTGGCGCTGATGGTGTAATGTGTTCTCGTGGAACTTTGGGTTATCCGTTTTTGGTGGGAGAAATCGATCGTTTTCTGAAAACTGGGGAGATATTGCCGACACCTACCCCGATTGAGCGTTTGGAATGTGCAAGAGATCATTTACAAGCATTGTGGGAATATAAAGGCGATCGCGGTGTACGTCAAGCTCGTAAGCACATGACTTGGTATGCTAAGGGTTTCGTAGGTGCTGCCGAACTCCGAGGACAGCTAAGTTTGGTTGAAAAGGTAGATCAAGGTTTGGCAATGATTGACCAAGCTATTGAAAAACTGGCTAATGGCTATGAATTAGAGGAAGAAACTGAAGGTAATTTGGTGATGCTTTAA
- a CDS encoding sensor histidine kinase, with amino-acid sequence MNINPAESTMELTKLLPPQIIFGTELDEKSSSEQFLLSMYNSVQASIFVVDVLEDGDFQYVALNPTHERWIGICSDDLRGKKPEDILSPIDAARVRQHYADCVLFGKTISYEQCLQFQGVLTWWSTTLTPLRDANSRIYRLIGTSSNITPVKQAQEAVELQVERERLLEAIAGRIHQSVELETILHQTTIELRQFLNCDRILIYRFEADGSGVIIAESTVAISEPLLGKNITDPCFNSKHPERYGRGCIQVVEDIYAADLHPCHIDFLASLQIGANVIVPIFKEQNMWGLLIAQHCHESRQWQQTETDLLKQLATQIGIAAGQAELRQQLKDIKDKLESQKHKHKSQLQQVRNFEALVRRMTEQIRDSLDETLVLQTVTQELAELLNLKCCQIELYSPCQTLVTIAYEYSINLSQCQGSTRQIADCLEVYQPLLQKQPLQFLEIAPAWQPKLLVMSQMACPIFDPQGLLGNLWLKRASQEAFDEFEIELVQQVANECAIAIRQAQLYQQIQAQVKELENCDRLKNQFLRNLSQELRTPITSISLAVQTLESVLTPPEILEIEIVPQLLQILHNECARESKLINDLLTLTYLEAQPDPPTLIAIDLQSWLYPIVESFRDLTNCQRQQLNLSIDRELPLLETDITDMERIITELLNHVCKYTPAGESVTVSARLRGDAVELNISNSGLELTSNELSRIFEPFYHLSKHDPWKHSGTGLELALVQKMVRHLGGSIYVESGTGQTTFTIKFPL; translated from the coding sequence ATGAATATAAATCCAGCAGAATCAACTATGGAGTTGACAAAATTATTGCCTCCTCAAATTATCTTCGGCACAGAACTAGATGAGAAAAGTAGTAGCGAGCAATTTCTACTGAGCATGTACAATTCTGTGCAGGCATCAATATTTGTAGTAGATGTTCTAGAGGATGGAGATTTTCAGTATGTGGCACTTAATCCCACTCATGAGCGGTGGATAGGTATTTGCTCAGACGATCTCCGAGGCAAAAAACCAGAGGATATTCTCTCGCCCATTGATGCTGCTAGGGTACGTCAGCATTATGCTGACTGTGTGCTATTTGGCAAAACTATTTCCTACGAACAATGTTTGCAATTCCAGGGGGTTCTCACTTGGTGGAGTACAACTCTCACGCCACTAAGGGATGCTAACTCCCGAATTTATCGACTGATTGGTACTAGTAGCAATATTACTCCTGTGAAGCAAGCCCAAGAAGCAGTCGAACTCCAGGTTGAACGGGAACGATTGCTAGAAGCGATCGCCGGACGAATTCACCAATCTGTAGAATTAGAGACAATTCTGCATCAGACTACAATTGAACTACGACAATTTTTGAATTGCGATCGCATCCTCATTTATCGCTTCGAGGCTGATGGCAGTGGGGTAATCATTGCCGAATCAACTGTGGCTATAAGTGAACCACTACTAGGAAAAAATATCACCGATCCCTGCTTTAATAGCAAACATCCAGAACGCTACGGGCGAGGTTGCATTCAAGTTGTCGAGGATATCTATGCAGCCGACTTGCACCCTTGCCATATAGATTTTCTGGCATCTTTGCAGATTGGAGCCAATGTAATTGTGCCAATTTTCAAAGAGCAAAATATGTGGGGGCTGTTGATTGCCCAGCATTGCCATGAATCTCGTCAATGGCAGCAAACAGAAACTGACTTACTCAAACAGTTGGCAACTCAAATCGGCATTGCTGCTGGACAGGCAGAACTTCGTCAGCAGCTTAAGGATATAAAAGACAAGCTGGAGTCGCAAAAACATAAGCACAAAAGTCAGTTGCAGCAGGTGCGAAACTTTGAAGCCTTGGTGCGACGGATGACAGAACAAATCCGCGACAGTCTGGATGAAACTCTGGTATTGCAGACAGTGACTCAGGAATTAGCAGAGTTACTCAACCTTAAATGTTGCCAAATTGAACTCTATAGCCCTTGTCAAACCCTCGTAACTATTGCCTACGAGTACAGCATTAACCTATCCCAGTGTCAAGGATCGACTAGACAGATTGCAGACTGTCTGGAAGTTTATCAGCCCTTGTTGCAAAAACAACCTCTGCAATTTTTGGAAATTGCCCCTGCATGGCAACCAAAGTTGTTGGTTATGTCCCAGATGGCTTGTCCAATTTTTGATCCTCAAGGGCTTTTGGGAAATCTTTGGTTGAAAAGAGCATCACAAGAGGCATTTGATGAATTTGAAATCGAATTAGTACAGCAGGTGGCCAATGAATGTGCGATCGCAATTCGCCAAGCTCAACTTTACCAACAAATTCAGGCACAGGTAAAAGAATTAGAAAATTGCGATCGGCTCAAAAACCAATTCCTCAGAAACCTCTCCCAAGAACTGCGGACACCCATCACTAGTATCAGCCTTGCAGTCCAAACCCTCGAAAGTGTCTTGACACCCCCAGAAATACTAGAGATAGAAATAGTTCCACAACTTTTGCAGATTCTGCATAACGAGTGTGCTAGAGAAAGCAAGTTAATTAACGATCTCCTCACACTCACATATCTCGAAGCCCAACCCGATCCCCCAACATTGATTGCCATTGACTTACAAAGCTGGCTTTATCCCATTGTCGAGTCTTTTCGAGACCTCACCAACTGCCAGCGACAGCAGTTAAACCTAAGTATCGATCGCGAACTCCCGCTTTTAGAGACAGATATCACAGATATGGAGAGGATTATCACCGAACTACTCAACCATGTCTGCAAATATACCCCAGCAGGTGAGTCTGTCACAGTTTCTGCTCGCCTGAGAGGGGATGCAGTAGAGCTTAATATTAGCAATTCTGGACTAGAGCTTACCAGCAACGAACTGTCACGGATATTTGAGCCTTTTTATCACCTTTCCAAACACGATCCTTGGAAACATAGCGGCACTGGACTGGAATTAGCATTAGTGCAGAAAATGGTCAGACATTTAGGCGGCTCAATTTATGTAGAGAGTGGAACTGGTCAAACCACTTTCACTATCAAATTCCCCCTTTAA
- a CDS encoding glycoside hydrolase family 10 protein: protein MNRVARRCISYLMCLGLVVILTVSSVSSRPVDSQKISPFTTEIRGVWLTNVASGVLFIPWGINRAINQLSTLKFNTIYPVVWNRGHTFYKSAVAEMTTGSDTQPFLKFMHGGQDVLTKIVTLAKNKNLRVIPWFEYGFMTPHYSQLARRYPDWLTIGQEGIKSIPDAPPEEIDNSLVSKLAWLNPLHPQVQEFMQGLILEVVRNYDVDGIQIDDHFGMPVQFGYDRFTIELYQQEHKGKSPPIDPFNSEWMRWRADKITDFMAEIYQAVKAVKPKVRISLSPNYQAFAYKYYLQDWENWVKKGLVNELILQVYRNDQTSFIAQLEQPSVKLAQSLIPVEIGISTGTVRNPVKMAQVREQVQAVRDRNFDGISFFYWESLWGYIVPESPQQRRKAFFEMFNTKTVRLLKPKKL, encoded by the coding sequence ATGAATCGGGTTGCTCGCCGTTGTATTTCTTACTTAATGTGTTTGGGATTAGTAGTAATTTTAACAGTCTCTTCAGTCTCTTCACGCCCAGTTGATTCCCAAAAAATAAGTCCTTTCACTACAGAAATTCGCGGCGTTTGGCTCACTAATGTTGCTAGTGGTGTGCTATTTATCCCTTGGGGTATTAACCGTGCTATAAACCAATTATCAACTCTCAAGTTTAATACAATTTATCCTGTGGTTTGGAACCGAGGACATACTTTTTATAAAAGTGCTGTAGCTGAAATGACTACAGGCTCAGATACTCAACCTTTTCTTAAGTTCATGCACGGTGGACAGGATGTTTTAACAAAGATAGTGACGCTTGCTAAAAATAAAAATTTGAGAGTCATTCCTTGGTTTGAATACGGGTTTATGACACCGCATTATTCACAATTAGCAAGGCGTTATCCTGACTGGTTAACAATTGGGCAAGAAGGTATAAAGTCTATTCCAGATGCACCACCGGAAGAAATTGATAATAGTTTAGTAAGTAAGCTAGCTTGGTTGAATCCCCTACATCCACAAGTACAAGAGTTTATGCAAGGGCTAATTTTGGAAGTAGTCAGGAATTACGATGTGGATGGTATTCAGATTGACGATCATTTTGGGATGCCAGTACAGTTTGGTTACGATCGCTTCACTATTGAACTCTACCAGCAAGAGCATAAAGGCAAAAGTCCCCCTATCGACCCTTTTAACTCAGAATGGATGCGTTGGCGGGCAGACAAAATTACTGATTTTATGGCAGAAATATATCAAGCTGTGAAGGCGGTAAAACCCAAGGTGAGAATATCTCTATCTCCCAACTATCAAGCTTTTGCGTACAAATACTATTTGCAAGACTGGGAGAATTGGGTAAAAAAAGGTTTAGTTAATGAGTTAATTTTGCAGGTTTATCGAAACGATCAAACCTCTTTTATTGCTCAATTAGAACAACCATCTGTGAAATTGGCTCAAAGTCTAATTCCTGTAGAAATTGGGATATCAACGGGAACGGTGCGTAATCCTGTAAAAATGGCGCAAGTTCGAGAACAGGTTCAAGCTGTGCGCGATCGCAATTTTGATGGTATCTCCTTTTTTTACTGGGAGAGTCTCTGGGGTTACATTGTACCAGAATCACCCCAACAGCGACGCAAAGCTTTTTTTGAGATGTTTAATACTAAAACTGTCAGACTATTAAAACCAAAGAAACTTTGA
- the glcD gene encoding glycolate oxidase subunit GlcD, whose amino-acid sequence MLTQEKKQRNWKPILKAFEAVLGKNGVVQRREELITYECDGLTGYRQRPAVVVLPRTTEQVAEIVKICNQYSIPFIARGSGTGLSGGALPVEDSVLIVTSLMRQILSIDLENQRTVVQPGVINSWVTQAVSGAGFYYAPDPSSQIICSIGGNIAENSGGVHCLKYGVTTNHVLGLKIVTPEGEIIDLGGEIPEMPGYDLTGVFVGSEGTLGIATEITLRILKSAESICVLLADFTSIEAAGATVSDIISAGIIPGGMEMMDNFSINAVEDVVATNCYPRDATAILLIEIDGLEVEVAGNKQRVTEICKKNGARNVTSASDPETRLKLWKGRKAAFAAAGHLSPDYYVQDGVIPRTQLPYVLHEIEALSEQYGYRVANVFHAGDGNLHPLILYDNSVPGELEQVEEMGGKILKLCVQVGGSISGEHGIGAEKRCYMPQMFSQVDLETMQWVRQVFNPKGLANPEKIFPTPRTCGEAANASAIKQFEGVERF is encoded by the coding sequence ATGCTTACCCAAGAAAAAAAACAACGCAACTGGAAACCCATTCTCAAAGCATTCGAGGCTGTCCTTGGCAAAAATGGCGTAGTACAACGCCGCGAAGAACTCATTACCTATGAATGCGATGGTTTAACTGGTTATCGCCAACGTCCGGCTGTGGTGGTGTTACCCAGAACTACAGAACAAGTTGCGGAAATTGTAAAGATATGCAATCAATACTCTATCCCCTTCATCGCACGCGGTTCTGGTACTGGTTTGTCTGGCGGCGCTTTACCAGTCGAAGACTCTGTTTTAATTGTCACTTCATTGATGCGGCAAATCCTCAGCATTGATTTGGAAAATCAACGCACAGTTGTGCAACCAGGGGTGATTAATAGTTGGGTAACGCAAGCTGTTAGTGGTGCTGGATTTTACTACGCTCCCGATCCATCTAGTCAAATTATCTGCTCTATTGGGGGCAATATTGCTGAAAATTCTGGTGGCGTACATTGTCTCAAATATGGTGTCACCACTAACCACGTTTTAGGATTAAAAATTGTCACGCCGGAAGGGGAAATTATTGATTTAGGCGGAGAAATTCCAGAAATGCCTGGTTATGATTTAACAGGTGTGTTTGTTGGTTCTGAAGGGACTTTAGGAATTGCTACAGAAATTACTTTGCGAATTCTCAAAAGTGCAGAATCAATTTGTGTGCTGTTGGCAGATTTTACAAGTATTGAAGCTGCGGGAGCAACTGTTTCTGACATCATTAGCGCTGGAATTATTCCTGGCGGTATGGAAATGATGGATAACTTCAGCATCAATGCAGTTGAAGATGTTGTCGCCACAAATTGTTATCCCCGCGATGCTACTGCTATTTTACTAATTGAAATTGACGGTTTAGAAGTGGAAGTTGCAGGAAATAAGCAGCGAGTTACTGAAATTTGTAAAAAGAATGGGGCGCGAAATGTCACTTCTGCGAGTGACCCAGAAACCCGATTGAAATTATGGAAAGGACGTAAAGCTGCTTTTGCTGCGGCTGGGCATTTAAGTCCAGATTATTATGTGCAAGATGGTGTAATTCCCCGGACTCAATTACCTTATGTTTTGCATGAGATTGAGGCATTAAGCGAACAATATGGTTATCGTGTTGCTAATGTTTTTCATGCTGGCGATGGCAATCTTCATCCGCTAATTCTTTATGATAATTCTGTACCTGGAGAATTGGAGCAAGTAGAAGAAATGGGTGGAAAAATTCTGAAACTTTGTGTCCAAGTTGGTGGTAGTATTTCTGGCGAACACGGCATCGGCGCAGAGAAAAGGTGCTATATGCCACAGATGTTTAGCCAAGTCGATTTAGAAACTATGCAATGGGTGCGGCAAGTTTTTAATCCTAAAGGGTTAGCAAATCCTGAAAAGATATTCCCTACACCACGGACTTGTGGTGAAGCAGCAAATGCATCAGCTATCAAGCAATTTGAAGGTGTGGAAAGATTTTAA
- a CDS encoding serine/threonine-protein kinase, whose product MMIGYILQQRYKIIQKLGAGGFGETYLAEYPQDLPVSPKYKCVIKRLIRPPTPDLDTEERFKKEAAILFKLGKEHPQIPELYDFFEENREFYIVQEFIEGHDLSNEIISGKPWSEADVIQLLQEILEVLAFVHQHNVIHRDIKPLNLMRRYLDNKLVLIDFGAIKEISTFKVNIQGQISSTITIGTRDYMPSEQWEGHPQLCSDIYALGMTAIQALTGLTPQHLSSFKH is encoded by the coding sequence ATGATGATTGGATACATACTGCAACAGCGTTACAAAATTATCCAAAAACTAGGAGCGGGTGGATTTGGGGAAACCTATTTGGCTGAATACCCGCAGGATTTACCTGTCAGCCCCAAGTATAAATGTGTCATTAAACGGCTGATCAGACCCCCGACACCAGACTTAGATACAGAAGAAAGGTTTAAGAAAGAAGCAGCAATTCTGTTCAAATTGGGTAAAGAACATCCGCAAATTCCTGAACTGTATGACTTCTTCGAGGAGAATAGAGAATTTTATATTGTCCAGGAATTCATTGAAGGGCATGACCTGAGTAACGAAATCATTTCAGGAAAACCGTGGAGTGAAGCTGATGTAATTCAACTTTTACAAGAAATTTTGGAGGTGTTAGCTTTTGTCCATCAACATAATGTGATTCACCGAGATATTAAGCCATTGAATTTGATGCGGCGATATTTAGATAATAAGCTTGTCCTCATTGACTTTGGAGCAATCAAAGAAATAAGCACATTTAAAGTCAATATTCAAGGACAAATCAGCAGCACAATCACCATTGGTACCCGTGATTATATGCCAAGTGAGCAATGGGAAGGGCATCCTCAGCTTTGCAGTGATATATATGCTTTAGGTATGACAGCAATCCAAGCTTTGACTGGATTAACGCCACAACATTTGTCAAGCTTTAAGCACTAA
- a CDS encoding Uma2 family endonuclease has translation MVQQVLINDDDYYVPDASYLMTENNTLDNFATSKQKRLLIGSLYSSIQNQTFLAAANVGIYHTDGQPAIVPDVFLSLNLQVPENWWEKQNRCYMVWRFGKPPEVVLEIVSNKEGDELGKKLKIYEHMRASYYIVYDPNQQLAEKRLHVYELRGTRYFETSETWLEQVGLGITLWEGEFEGRQDHWLRWCYQDGNVLSTGDERASQSEQRASQSEQRNQLLADRLRAMGVDPDTF, from the coding sequence ATGGTTCAGCAAGTTCTAATCAATGATGATGATTACTATGTGCCAGATGCCAGCTATTTAATGACTGAAAATAACACTTTAGATAATTTTGCTACTTCCAAACAGAAACGCCTTTTAATTGGCTCTCTTTACAGTTCTATACAAAACCAAACTTTTTTAGCAGCCGCTAATGTTGGTATTTACCATACAGATGGTCAACCTGCAATTGTACCCGACGTTTTTCTCAGCTTGAATCTGCAAGTACCTGAAAATTGGTGGGAGAAACAAAATCGTTGCTATATGGTTTGGCGTTTTGGCAAACCTCCCGAAGTTGTCCTCGAAATTGTCTCTAATAAAGAAGGTGATGAACTGGGCAAAAAGCTGAAAATTTATGAACACATGCGGGCTAGTTACTACATCGTATATGACCCAAATCAGCAATTAGCAGAAAAAAGACTGCATGTTTATGAACTTAGGGGAACACGCTACTTTGAAACTTCAGAAACTTGGTTAGAACAAGTTGGTTTAGGTATAACTCTGTGGGAAGGTGAATTTGAAGGCAGACAGGATCATTGGTTACGCTGGTGTTACCAAGATGGGAATGTTTTATCGACTGGAGATGAACGAGCTTCCCAGTCTGAACAACGAGCTTCCCAGTCTGAACAACGCAACCAATTACTAGCAGATAGGCTACGGGCTATGGGCGTAGATCCCGACACTTTTTAG
- the miaA gene encoding tRNA (adenosine(37)-N6)-dimethylallyltransferase MiaA, whose protein sequence is MTKLIVICGATATGKSGLALALAMRLGSVILSADSRQVYREFDIGTAKPTLAQQKLVPHYLIDICAPTGTMTVADYQQQAQALIASVDVTPLLLVGGTGLYIRSIVQGMKIPRVAPQIELRSQLESLGQPQLYAMLQQVDPVAAEKIHANDSVRTLRALEVYYVTGYPISEQQGENPPNYPILQIGLDCDVERLGNRIKQRTEQMIADGLVAEVKYLCQKYGADLSLLNTLGYQEIKQHLAGDISLDEAKELTVLHTRQFAKRQRTWFRAYPQIEWFDADNPELLDKVWLRINEFINCTSS, encoded by the coding sequence ATGACTAAATTAATTGTGATTTGTGGGGCGACGGCTACAGGTAAGTCGGGTTTGGCTTTGGCTTTGGCGATGCGTTTGGGTTCTGTAATTCTTAGTGCTGATTCTCGTCAAGTTTACCGTGAGTTTGATATTGGGACGGCTAAACCAACTCTGGCACAACAAAAATTAGTGCCGCACTATTTAATAGATATCTGCGCTCCCACAGGCACGATGACAGTAGCAGACTATCAGCAACAAGCACAAGCCTTAATTGCTTCTGTTGATGTTACACCACTTTTGCTAGTTGGTGGCACTGGTTTATATATCCGTTCCATTGTCCAAGGCATGAAGATTCCGAGAGTTGCACCACAAATTGAATTGCGATCGCAACTTGAATCTCTAGGTCAGCCTCAACTCTACGCCATGTTACAACAAGTTGACCCCGTTGCAGCAGAAAAAATTCATGCTAATGATTCAGTACGAACTTTAAGAGCGCTGGAGGTATATTATGTTACTGGATATCCTATTTCCGAACAACAAGGGGAGAATCCACCGAATTATCCGATTTTGCAAATTGGTTTAGATTGCGATGTTGAAAGGTTGGGGAATCGGATTAAACAGCGTACTGAGCAAATGATAGCAGATGGTTTAGTTGCTGAGGTGAAATATCTTTGTCAAAAATATGGCGCTGATTTGTCTTTGTTGAATACTTTGGGCTATCAAGAAATCAAGCAACATTTGGCTGGGGATATTTCCTTGGATGAAGCAAAAGAATTAACAGTTTTGCATACCCGACAATTTGCCAAGCGACAACGAACTTGGTTTAGAGCATATCCGCAAATTGAATGGTTTGATGCCGATAATCCTGAGTTATTAGATAAGGTTTGGCTGCGGATAAATGAGTTTATAAATTGCACAAGTTCGTGA